GAATCGCCGCCGTAAATGAGAGGCAGTCACAAAGATATTTATGATAGATTCATGTGCGGGGGTTCGAAAATGGCGTTGTTTAATGCGCCGGGCTAAAATTTCACTCATACGACAGAGACCGGGTTCAGGCGGGTGGCCCATGCGCCCAATGCACTCACTTGCTTTTCAATCAATGAACGGGTTTGTTCATTAATCAGGCGGCCTCCCACATCAAAATGTTGTTTGGCAAAGGAAAGTTGGATGACCGGACGAGGTAGCGGATGCGCGCCCACATGCACTAATATTTGGTTGAGGTGCGCTTGTGCGCGAGCCGTTCCTGCAAATCCGCCGGATGTTCCCATCACTGCTACTGGCTTACCATCCAAATTATTGCCTTTTCGGGTAGCCCATTCGATGGCATTTTTCAGGGCTGCCGAAATACTATGGTTGTATTCAGGAGTTGCAATCAGCAGCGCATCCGCCCGCTCGAACTGTGCCTTATACCGCAATACCGACTCCGGAAGCCCTGTAGCCTCCAAATCTTCGCTATAAAGGGGCAACCCACCAAGATCACACCAATCTAAGGACCAGCCTTGATGCAGCACCACTTCCTCGGCATACCGGAGCAATGAACGGTTAAAACTGTGGGCACGAAGGCTACCACAAATAGCTAAAAAATGCATATTTCATATTCAAATTAAGGGCGTTAGGCAGTCGAAAAAACTATTCGTCTAACAAAACGCGCACGTTAGGGGGAACAAAATCGTTGTTGGAAGGTGTGTCCAGCATCCATCCGTATATTTTTTCACAGAGTCCTGAAAACTGAAGACATTCTTCTTTGGTGAGCAATTGTGCAATATACTGATCCGTCGCATCCATCAACGGGTCCAGTTCGGCAAGCAATTTTAGTCCGGCACTGGTGATGACGGCAAGCGAGAAGCGCTTATCGTCTTTAGAGGATTTTCGTCGTACCAATCCGGCTTTCACCAATCGGTCTATCAAACGGGTCACATCTGGGGCTGGTTCCAACATCCGTTCGATGATGTCGCACCGAGGATATCCATTTGGATGAGCACCACGTAAAATCCGCAAGACATTATACTGACCATGCGTCAAACCATAACGGGCATAGATTTTGTCTAATAATGCCCGGAGATGCCCAGAAGCAACTAATAGATTCAGCAGGGCCTCTTGTTCGGGCGAACTGAATTTTTGTTGTTTTATCCGTTTGGCTAAAATATCGCCCATGTTTTTTTTCTTACCTTAGCATCCAAAAAGAAACGCCTTTACCACGCCTCAGATAATCCTGTGTTGCAACACATAATAATATTTCACTTGATCGTCGGACGGCTCCTTCACCCAAAAAAAATAAATATCTTTTTTCAGCTTCCATGAACGAACAAAAAATCATCGGTATCCTTGGTGGGCTTGGACCTGCTGCTGGAGCAGATTTATTCAATAAGATCATCGAAGAAACGGTTGCAACCTGCGACCAAGACCACCCGTCTGTGGCTTTGCTCTCGTATTCAGATCGAATCCCCGACCGCGCCACCTACATC
This DNA window, taken from Bacteroidetes Order II. bacterium, encodes the following:
- a CDS encoding NAD(P)H-dependent oxidoreductase; translated protein: MHFLAICGSLRAHSFNRSLLRYAEEVVLHQGWSLDWCDLGGLPLYSEDLEATGLPESVLRYKAQFERADALLIATPEYNHSISAALKNAIEWATRKGNNLDGKPVAVMGTSGGFAGTARAQAHLNQILVHVGAHPLPRPVIQLSFAKQHFDVGGRLINEQTRSLIEKQVSALGAWATRLNPVSVV
- a CDS encoding MarR family transcriptional regulator, producing MGDILAKRIKQQKFSSPEQEALLNLLVASGHLRALLDKIYARYGLTHGQYNVLRILRGAHPNGYPRCDIIERMLEPAPDVTRLIDRLVKAGLVRRKSSKDDKRFSLAVITSAGLKLLAELDPLMDATDQYIAQLLTKEECLQFSGLCEKIYGWMLDTPSNNDFVPPNVRVLLDE